CAGGCATATTCCAAAGGAAATACTAATAGAGGAAGAGATACCTGATGACAAGCTTATTGAGGAATGGTTAAGCGACTTGAGAGGAAACAAAGTTTCTATTAAAGTTCCTCAAAAGGGAAATAAGCTCCGTCTTGTAAGAATGGCAAGCAAAAATGCAGACATAATAAAGAACCAGAAGCAGAAGATGGAAAACTCAATGATCGAGCTTAAGAAATACCTTAAGCTTGAAAAGCTTCCAAGGGTCATCGAAGGCTACGACATCTCAAACATTTCAGGACAGCTTGCAGTTGGCTCAAAAGTTTCATTTCTGGATGGAAAACCTAATAAGAAACAGTATAAGAAGTTCAAGATGAACACTCCAGGACCTAACGATTTCGCCATGATGAAGGAGCTTTTAGAGAGAAGACTGAAACCTCTTAAAGTTTATTATGAGAAAGTCAGAATCAATGAAGAGCACGTTAAAAACAACGAGGCGGAAACTGAAAGAATCGTTCCATTAAAATTGGGAGAGGAACCAAATCTTATCGTTATCGATGGGGGAAAAGGCCAATTGGGCATGGCTGTTGATGTATTGAAGGAATATAATCTCACCCATATACCTATAATAGGTCTTGCAAAGGAATTTGAGGAAATTTACATTCCAAACAGCAGTTTCCCAATTAGAATTCCGCAGGATAATGAAGCCCTTCATCTCCTTCAGCAAGTTAGGGATGAATCACACAGGTTTGCTGTCACTTATCATAGAAAATTAAGATCCAAGAAGATTGAGGAATCCCCATTGGACAATATCGTTGGTGTAGGAAAAAAGAGAAAAATAGAACTTTTAAGACATTTTGGAGATTTGGAAAGCATTAAAAAGGCAAGTGTTGATGAGATAAAAGAAGTTAATGGAATGAATGAAAAAGTAGCCACCAATGTTTATGAATATTTCCATAATGAATAAAAGAATAGATAGAAAATAAAATAAAATTAAATAAAATAGAAAAAAAGAAGAAAAAATAGAATAATAGGAATATCTTATCTATTCCTTACTATTTTTACTTAAATAATCAAAAAAGAGCTTAGCCAAGTTCTTATTGACAAACATGACCTTATAAGAGACATCATCACAGATTATATCAACCTTCTTTTCATCCAATCTGCAATCTATTATATTGGTTAAATTGATGATGATATCTGCCTTTTCCTTAAAGATCAGCTCTTTTTCAGTTAAATAAGCATTTGTGCGAATCCTTTTTGATTCGTTGTCGATTTGAAGAAGGCATTTCAAGTCAATGTTTAAAAACCAGTCTGATGTTAGGAACTCATTTACAAGCTCTGGAGTGGTATTGAACTTGTTGATTCCCTTTTCATCCATAAACATGCTCAAAAGGAATCTGTCTATATTGTTCTCCTTTATGATGATTTCAGCATCATTATGAGCCTTCAATACTTCCTCAGACGGTTTCTTAACCATTAGATTGCTGTTTTTTCTTCTGAATCTGTTAAACATCATATCTTATTTATTTTATATTTATTTTTATTAGTGATTATGACTTGGGTCATCACAATCAGGATCATCACATTCCTCAAAATCAAAAAGTTCGAAGATGGCTTCCAAAGGAAGTTCTATGGCATTTTCATGGAAAGGATTTATGACAAGCCCATCAAACTCATCCTCTTCTGTTTCAGACAACAGAATTGCAAGGTCTTCCGCTGAAATGACCAAACCATAAACATCGAAATCCTCTTCATCAGCCAATTTTTCAATCTCATCATCATCTGTGTAAATTGGGAACAATACGTTTCCATCCTCATCTTCAAGTCTCATGACTTCAAGGTCTATTTCCTCATCCAAAGCTATTTCCTCATCGGTTTTGTCGATGAGGGCTTCGGCATCTGAATTCAATTCAGCTGGAATGATAAATGTTGCATCCATAAAAGCATCTACAAACGCTTCCAATTGCTCTTCGCTCATATCTTCAGGTGCGGTTTTCATGATTTCCTTTAATTCTGGATTTTCAACTCTTTCATCCATAATTTGTCTCCTTGAAATAGATTTTTAATAATCATTTTATAATAATTAATAATAGTTTATAAGTTATCATATAAATAAATGCAATAATTTAATTAATGATGACATTTGAGAGTTCGAATTATAATCTTAATAGACTATAATTTTATTAATCAATTTAACTATAATAGTAACTATGATACCAAAAACTCATCCACGTTACGAATCATTATTGCTTAGAGATAAAGTGAAGAATGCCTTTAAGGAAGGATATCTAGCCGATTCAGGTATGATTGCCCATGGCAGAGGAGAAACCTTTGATTACCTGATTGGAGAAAAGACTACAGAATCTGCCAAAAAGGCATGTGAAGCTGCTGTTGCAACCATATTGCTTGCTAAAAATCCTGTTCTTTCTGTAAACGGCAATACAACAGCACTTGCAATCGATGAAATCATAGAGCTTGCTAAGGCAACCGATTCCAAAATTGAAATCAATCTATTCTACAGA
Above is a window of Methanobrevibacter sp. DNA encoding:
- the uvrC gene encoding excinuclease ABC subunit UvrC, encoding MSTKVNSPDELPRKPGIYIMKDRNEEIIYVGKSKSLRNRVKSYFQKNLDRPKTQVLMSHFNSLEYIVTNTEKEALILEANLIKKHRPRYNISLKDDKRYPYVKITDEDFPKIVITRDIGKKGSYYGPFTDVTAVRQTVKFLKQLFRIRTCKRMDGPCLNSQIDLCYAPCDGSISKEEYQEHIKKIDLFFQGKYTKIIKDLESEMKEAASNQEFEKAAVIRDQISSIEEVMNKQFVELNNELDQDIIAISYTTQNAVVVVMNIRNGKIIGKDDFLMDGSQHTTSDEVISAFIKQFYGINRHIPKEILIEEEIPDDKLIEEWLSDLRGNKVSIKVPQKGNKLRLVRMASKNADIIKNQKQKMENSMIELKKYLKLEKLPRVIEGYDISNISGQLAVGSKVSFLDGKPNKKQYKKFKMNTPGPNDFAMMKELLERRLKPLKVYYEKVRINEEHVKNNEAETERIVPLKLGEEPNLIVIDGGKGQLGMAVDVLKEYNLTHIPIIGLAKEFEEIYIPNSSFPIRIPQDNEALHLLQQVRDESHRFAVTYHRKLRSKKIEESPLDNIVGVGKKRKIELLRHFGDLESIKKASVDEIKEVNGMNEKVATNVYEYFHNE
- a CDS encoding SseB family protein; protein product: MDERVENPELKEIMKTAPEDMSEEQLEAFVDAFMDATFIIPAELNSDAEALIDKTDEEIALDEEIDLEVMRLEDEDGNVLFPIYTDDDEIEKLADEEDFDVYGLVISAEDLAILLSETEEDEFDGLVINPFHENAIELPLEAIFELFDFEECDDPDCDDPSHNH